From Pelagicoccus albus, the proteins below share one genomic window:
- a CDS encoding protein-glutamate methylesterase/protein-glutamine glutaminase has product MASPSKISVMIVDDSSTARRILTDIVNRGQNMEVTSTAQDPFQAVAELKRNTPDVMILDVEMPRMDGITFLKKLMIQHPMPVIMCSSHTEEGSRASVECLENGAIDIIAKPRAATKEVMHELEMRIHDVIRSAAIARFRSRSGSMISSRPDHRPPPAPITPRAKLSPDEVLPPLRSGVAQAPITPSKIIAIGASTGGTDAIKVFLDAMPANSPGVVIVQHMPEGFTASFASRLDSSSPMKVREARNGDVVENGVALVAPGSHHMMLRRSGNRYTVEVRDGPLVSRHRPSVDILFRSVAQSAGKNAVGVIMTGMGDDGATCMKELRDSGAFTIAQDRESCVVFGMPNEAIKHGGVCETLPLDKISARVLAKITR; this is encoded by the coding sequence ATGGCGTCTCCTTCTAAAATCAGCGTGATGATTGTCGACGATTCGTCGACGGCGAGGCGCATTCTTACGGACATCGTCAACCGCGGGCAGAACATGGAAGTCACTTCCACTGCCCAAGATCCGTTCCAAGCGGTGGCGGAACTGAAGCGGAACACGCCTGACGTAATGATTCTGGATGTCGAGATGCCACGCATGGACGGCATAACCTTCCTCAAGAAACTCATGATCCAGCACCCAATGCCGGTGATCATGTGTTCCAGTCACACGGAGGAAGGGTCTCGCGCTTCAGTGGAGTGTCTGGAAAACGGGGCAATAGACATCATTGCCAAGCCGAGAGCTGCGACTAAGGAAGTGATGCATGAACTGGAAATGCGTATCCACGATGTCATACGCTCCGCGGCGATTGCCCGTTTTCGATCCCGTTCGGGCAGCATGATATCCAGTCGGCCCGACCATCGACCTCCGCCTGCTCCCATAACGCCGCGAGCCAAACTTTCCCCTGATGAAGTTTTGCCGCCACTGCGAAGCGGCGTCGCTCAAGCTCCTATTACCCCATCCAAAATAATAGCTATCGGCGCATCCACCGGAGGCACGGATGCGATTAAAGTTTTCTTGGATGCTATGCCGGCGAATTCGCCTGGAGTGGTGATCGTTCAGCATATGCCTGAAGGTTTCACCGCGTCCTTTGCCAGCCGTCTAGACTCTAGCAGTCCTATGAAGGTGAGAGAGGCACGCAACGGAGATGTGGTGGAAAACGGAGTCGCTTTGGTAGCTCCCGGTTCGCACCACATGATGCTTCGTAGGTCAGGGAATCGCTACACGGTGGAAGTTCGCGATGGTCCCTTGGTCAGCAGGCACCGTCCTTCTGTTGATATCCTTTTCCGATCCGTCGCCCAGAGTGCGGGTAAAAACGCGGTGGGAGTCATAATGACCGGCATGGGAGATGATGGAGCCACCTGTATGAAGGAGCTGCGCGACTCGGGAGCATTCACAATCGCTCAAGATAGGGAGTCTTGCGTAGTCTTTGGCATGCCAAACGAAGCCATCAAGCACGGCGGCGTTTGCGAAACGCTGCCTTTGGACAAGATCTCGGCTCGAGTCCTGGCGAAAATCACCCGCTAA
- a CDS encoding prepilin-type N-terminal cleavage/methylation domain-containing protein — translation MNPNFAHSQAHSRQAFTLLEIVTVMVVLSILVSVSLGFLLNSREGARVSRAEADMQVIQQGLEKYRARFGDYPRIPTEYVGLGDVDTKEEYLLNALFGRIGPAHQAVSDLPVMLNSAILEYANKGLPISELQSNWIVDPWGEAYFYDYQPDSDEWVKFGYELYSAGPDGEFDTEDDILAP, via the coding sequence ATGAATCCAAATTTTGCTCACAGTCAGGCCCACTCTCGCCAAGCGTTTACGCTGCTAGAGATTGTTACGGTCATGGTTGTTCTGAGCATCCTCGTATCGGTGAGTCTGGGCTTCTTGCTGAATAGTCGCGAAGGAGCTAGGGTCAGTCGGGCGGAAGCGGACATGCAAGTCATCCAGCAAGGATTGGAGAAGTATCGAGCTCGATTTGGGGACTACCCAAGAATTCCGACGGAGTATGTTGGTCTAGGTGATGTGGATACAAAGGAAGAATACCTTTTAAACGCCTTGTTCGGTCGCATCGGACCAGCCCATCAAGCGGTATCTGACCTGCCAGTTATGTTGAATTCCGCGATACTTGAGTACGCCAATAAAGGTTTGCCTATATCAGAGTTGCAGTCGAATTGGATCGTAGATCCATGGGGGGAGGCTTACTTTTACGATTACCAACCTGATTCAGATGAGTGGGTGAAGTTTGGATACGAACTTTACTCAGCAGGACCCGACGGAGAATTTGACACGGAGGATGATATTCTAGCTCCATGA
- a CDS encoding pilus assembly FimT family protein yields MKGRLKSGFTLFELLVTLTVITVIAAAGFLSIARGTDERSLEKAADMLHSMVRIARTQAITNGVHSRLIISLDQSDASSYLRKVGVVIEASDQGYWKAVERGVVLPEGVYVVPQSGSVSFTSDWPATGRRSIYRKTNTESDDSAIYDYEYPLQDEVSEDSGTSWLCIQFSPNGRLSSAEWGGGGLVPVSNQLVLAKGNWDGSKVAFRSAADFIAIAFKQSGSSYQTQETELVDDEVES; encoded by the coding sequence ATGAAAGGTCGGCTAAAATCAGGATTCACGCTCTTCGAACTTTTGGTGACACTGACGGTTATTACCGTCATCGCGGCGGCAGGTTTTCTGTCAATTGCTCGCGGCACGGATGAGCGGTCTTTGGAGAAGGCGGCCGATATGCTCCATTCCATGGTACGAATAGCCCGCACTCAGGCCATCACGAATGGCGTCCACTCTCGGTTGATTATTAGTTTGGACCAAAGTGATGCGAGTTCCTATCTTAGAAAGGTCGGCGTTGTCATTGAAGCGTCGGATCAAGGTTACTGGAAAGCAGTCGAACGGGGAGTTGTTTTGCCAGAGGGGGTATACGTGGTACCCCAATCCGGCTCGGTAAGCTTTACGAGCGATTGGCCGGCAACGGGTCGCAGGTCGATTTACCGGAAAACGAATACTGAATCTGACGACTCCGCGATCTACGATTACGAATACCCTTTGCAAGATGAAGTAAGCGAAGATTCGGGGACGAGTTGGCTGTGTATTCAATTTTCCCCTAATGGTAGGCTGTCGAGCGCAGAGTGGGGAGGTGGTGGATTGGTCCCGGTTTCCAACCAGCTAGTACTTGCGAAAGGGAACTGGGATGGCAGCAAGGTGGCTTTTCGATCAGCGGCGGATTTTATCGCCATAGCTTTCAAGCAAAGCGGTTCCAGCTATCAGACTCAAGAAACGGAGCTAGTGGATGATGAGGTTGAAAGCTAG
- a CDS encoding type II secretion system protein: MRLKARIVAKEAFSLIEVIVALAMLALIAIPAVGLATMAVGQSKAQLTVGKASALKTKIDVALRALDTIGSFDILTAESNLTGVLLEMMASEDLRYIESSGGGYDAENDQYYRILVKEPENYDYDSTLPYRLVVYEVSWPNNSEDEQRNQMHFSSVFRK, encoded by the coding sequence ATGAGGTTGAAAGCTAGGATTGTCGCTAAGGAAGCCTTCTCATTGATCGAGGTGATCGTAGCCCTGGCAATGTTGGCGTTGATCGCCATCCCTGCGGTTGGCTTGGCGACGATGGCGGTGGGGCAGAGTAAAGCGCAGCTAACGGTAGGTAAGGCCTCGGCACTAAAAACAAAAATAGACGTAGCGCTAAGGGCTTTAGATACGATCGGGAGTTTCGATATTTTGACTGCTGAGTCGAACCTAACTGGAGTGCTTCTTGAGATGATGGCTAGCGAGGACCTGCGCTACATCGAGTCCAGTGGCGGCGGCTATGACGCTGAGAATGATCAGTATTATCGTATCCTCGTGAAGGAGCCGGAAAATTACGATTATGATTCCACTCTGCCTTATCGTTTAGTGGTCTATGAAGTATCCTGGCCAAATAACTCGGAAGATGAGCAACGCAACCAGATGCATTTTAGCTCCGTATTCAGAAAATGA
- a CDS encoding PulJ/GspJ family protein, which yields MNRASKQAGFTLFELIVSLAITSVIALFVFSFATNLAKLWRHTEGSVGTELDTQIALDTIAGDLESAFFAERGVPMFAVSSISKTGGDLYNYDFSGRWVNVSAEGAGRPAEVHFDPENHHYGWAGSWLRFFTASPTFNAVGYQIIRRPAFSDSNVSSYLLHRSLIRMDRTLEGGFDISLGEYAIGTTSSALESPRLDAVILEDVIDFGVRLYVFEDSFPGNEDSPRGLRLIFPANGSGVLSDSYREHLASTAYGNDYSIRYPDVIEVFVRVLDDVGADLLRQSEDGEGLLTYEEIVEDHARVYSRMIRRRGKGVGG from the coding sequence ATGAATAGAGCGAGTAAACAGGCTGGTTTTACCTTGTTTGAACTGATTGTTTCTTTAGCGATCACCTCGGTGATTGCTTTGTTCGTTTTCTCGTTCGCAACCAATCTCGCTAAGCTTTGGCGGCATACGGAGGGTAGTGTAGGTACTGAACTGGATACGCAAATTGCCTTAGACACGATCGCTGGGGATTTGGAATCTGCGTTCTTTGCGGAGAGAGGGGTGCCTATGTTTGCGGTATCTTCTATTTCAAAGACCGGAGGAGATCTCTACAATTACGACTTTTCAGGCAGATGGGTCAATGTGTCAGCCGAGGGTGCTGGGCGTCCGGCGGAAGTGCACTTCGATCCCGAGAACCATCATTATGGCTGGGCGGGTTCATGGCTGCGTTTCTTCACAGCTTCACCTACCTTCAATGCGGTAGGCTATCAGATTATAAGGCGTCCAGCGTTTTCAGATTCAAACGTATCCAGCTATCTCTTGCATCGGTCTCTTATCCGAATGGATCGGACTTTAGAAGGTGGCTTCGATATTTCACTCGGCGAATACGCAATCGGCACCACATCCAGTGCCCTTGAAAGTCCGAGGCTTGATGCGGTTATCCTCGAAGACGTAATCGATTTTGGTGTAAGGCTCTATGTATTCGAAGACAGCTTTCCGGGAAATGAGGATTCTCCGAGAGGCTTGAGGCTGATCTTTCCGGCCAACGGAAGTGGCGTTCTGTCGGACTCTTACCGTGAACATTTAGCGAGCACTGCTTATGGAAATGACTACTCGATTCGTTATCCCGATGTGATCGAAGTGTTCGTCCGAGTATTAGATGACGTGGGTGCGGACCTTCTTCGTCAAAGCGAAGACGGGGAGGGACTGCTCACTTACGAGGAGATTGTGGAGGATCATGCCAGAGTGTATTCCCGTATGATCAGACGGCGGGGTAAAGGAGTAGGCGGATGA
- a CDS encoding alpha/beta fold hydrolase yields MSQNFETNPSALSISDLASSQCQNTALSIGEEFAYLHSVKSGRRLAFFLHGTPGLSKDWDLVLKKLSVRGIESDTISFDRPGFGDNSAIVPNQDFSTQIESFARLLDGTGSEEENLVLVGHSYGAALALGLADKLVESGRLSGMVLISGVLSPFEKQQRWYHRALIQFPISLFTPDRFLKSAQEMSAVSKHLARLVEAWGRFDFPVTFVHGTRDRLIPMANSQFAMDRLSAGKLVEVEGAGHALPKTHAALIADEIVSIFKRLEAENV; encoded by the coding sequence ATGAGTCAAAATTTCGAAACCAACCCCTCAGCTCTCTCAATCTCCGATCTCGCTTCGTCACAATGCCAAAACACCGCTTTGTCGATCGGCGAGGAATTCGCGTATCTGCACTCGGTCAAATCGGGTCGTCGGCTGGCGTTTTTTCTGCATGGGACTCCCGGGCTATCCAAGGATTGGGATCTCGTGCTCAAAAAGCTGTCGGTCAGAGGGATCGAGAGCGACACGATTTCATTTGATCGTCCCGGGTTTGGAGACAATTCCGCGATCGTTCCGAATCAGGACTTTTCCACCCAAATCGAGAGTTTTGCCCGCTTGCTCGATGGAACAGGGAGCGAAGAGGAAAACCTCGTTTTGGTGGGGCACTCCTATGGAGCTGCTTTGGCGCTCGGTTTAGCGGACAAGCTGGTCGAGTCCGGCCGACTCTCCGGCATGGTTTTGATTTCAGGCGTTCTAAGCCCATTTGAGAAGCAACAACGTTGGTATCACCGCGCTTTGATTCAGTTTCCCATTTCGCTGTTCACTCCTGATCGTTTTTTGAAATCCGCCCAAGAGATGTCTGCTGTCAGCAAGCACCTCGCTCGCTTGGTTGAAGCTTGGGGCAGGTTCGATTTTCCAGTGACTTTTGTTCATGGAACGCGAGACCGACTGATTCCCATGGCCAATTCTCAATTTGCTATGGATCGGCTTTCAGCGGGTAAACTAGTGGAAGTGGAGGGAGCTGGGCATGCTTTGCCCAAGACTCACGCGGCATTGATCGCGGATGAAATCGTTTCGATTTTCAAAAGATTGGAGGCAGAAAATGTCTGA
- the mprF gene encoding bifunctional lysylphosphatidylglycerol flippase/synthetase MprF gives MSELSAKSKLNAKKSLMTIGAILLVAGLMYLLYKNLSGFDYRTVIAAMKGYSWSAVAFAIGFTAVSYLLMAGYDWLGQIYIGNRQNWKRTMLVSFYSYVLSLNVGLSIVSSSAVRYKMYQGWGYKTSDIAKLIVFASVSFWLGLVVLAGAALFFTDVRFDGAYPIPDALVKPLGALMMLAGLAYILACRFSKGKLAIKGRELALPGWKTGVGQIGITVLDTVAAATALYFLIPDDNLSFFAFTSIFCIAFFGGLVSSTPGGIGVFETVFLLFLPTAASDNELLAALLVYRAIYFLLPLLVACALFAALEGKSFVGKAGPRMEKAQTWLSVIAPRVLSALIFFGGLIMLFAGSLPSNSLHSEWLKGMMPGMFVELSHFAVSLMGLALLFLAYGIKRKIDSSYYLTLLVLSIGAPLSLLRGDGMGAFLALVAMGAVLTPCRRYFYRRSSLLDLNMDLGSLIAVLVAVACTIYLGVFVYHHGAYENQSWWAFEFDGQKSRFLRTSFGIALAGLLFCFYKLVHTVKPIAGTPYWQCKEAVDRILESSPVASSNLALMGDKRFYFNDEETAFIMFRISGKTWVSMGDPVGDPKAFKNLITSFRELAAEYGGQPVFYQASKDHLFNYVDVGLRPVKVGEVARVRLEDFTLTGSKRQSMRSRLKRVAKKGCVFEMLSQEEALLEMQTLKAISDEWLAAKKAREKGFSLGYFDESYLARFRIAVVRVEGKIVAFTNVWETRSKEEISIDLMRYSNDAPPSVMEFLFVELIKWSQEEGFVFFDLRVAPLSGITVGNSVPFAHKLLDVVFNHGENFYGFKGIRSYKERFSPEWEPIYVASPSSWRLPFVTADLTRVVSSRPSPSAPAGFHGSN, from the coding sequence ATGTCTGAATTGAGCGCAAAGTCTAAATTGAACGCCAAGAAGTCGCTCATGACGATTGGGGCGATTCTGCTGGTCGCCGGACTGATGTACCTCTTGTACAAAAACCTTTCTGGCTTCGACTATCGTACCGTCATCGCGGCCATGAAAGGCTACTCTTGGTCGGCCGTCGCGTTCGCTATCGGATTTACCGCTGTCAGCTATCTGCTCATGGCAGGTTATGATTGGCTGGGGCAAATTTACATCGGGAATCGACAAAACTGGAAACGCACGATGCTCGTCTCGTTCTACAGCTATGTGCTTAGCTTAAACGTAGGACTCTCCATTGTCAGTTCATCTGCAGTTCGTTACAAGATGTATCAAGGTTGGGGATACAAGACTAGCGATATTGCCAAGCTAATCGTTTTTGCTTCGGTGAGCTTTTGGCTGGGGCTTGTCGTGCTTGCGGGTGCGGCTTTGTTTTTTACGGATGTTCGTTTTGACGGGGCGTACCCGATCCCAGACGCTTTGGTCAAACCGCTGGGAGCTCTGATGATGCTGGCCGGCTTGGCTTACATCTTAGCATGTCGGTTCTCGAAAGGTAAGCTAGCCATCAAAGGACGCGAGCTCGCCTTGCCCGGGTGGAAAACAGGAGTCGGCCAGATCGGTATTACTGTATTGGATACTGTAGCCGCGGCGACAGCCCTCTATTTTCTCATCCCCGACGACAATCTGAGTTTCTTCGCCTTCACGAGCATTTTCTGTATTGCGTTCTTTGGAGGCCTTGTGAGCTCCACACCGGGTGGAATTGGCGTATTTGAAACGGTCTTCTTACTCTTTCTTCCCACGGCTGCGAGCGACAATGAACTGCTGGCTGCACTGCTTGTGTATCGAGCAATCTACTTTTTGCTACCTCTGTTGGTTGCGTGCGCTCTTTTTGCGGCTTTGGAAGGGAAGTCCTTCGTTGGAAAAGCCGGACCACGCATGGAAAAGGCACAGACCTGGCTTAGCGTGATTGCTCCCAGAGTTTTATCGGCTCTTATCTTTTTCGGCGGTCTGATCATGCTTTTTGCCGGTTCTTTGCCGTCCAATTCTCTTCACTCGGAATGGCTCAAAGGGATGATGCCAGGAATGTTTGTAGAGCTCTCGCATTTTGCCGTGAGTCTCATGGGGTTGGCCCTTCTCTTTCTCGCTTACGGAATCAAGCGCAAGATAGACAGCTCTTATTATCTTACCCTGCTGGTGCTTTCGATCGGAGCTCCGCTCTCCCTCTTGCGAGGAGATGGAATGGGAGCTTTTCTCGCTCTGGTCGCCATGGGGGCTGTGCTGACACCTTGCCGTAGATACTTCTACAGACGCTCGTCGTTACTAGATCTCAACATGGACCTTGGCTCGCTTATCGCTGTCCTAGTGGCGGTCGCGTGTACTATTTATTTGGGTGTTTTTGTGTATCACCACGGAGCCTACGAGAACCAATCTTGGTGGGCCTTCGAGTTCGATGGACAGAAAAGCCGCTTTTTGCGAACCTCGTTCGGGATCGCTTTGGCCGGTTTGCTATTCTGTTTCTACAAGCTCGTCCATACGGTGAAGCCGATCGCCGGAACCCCTTATTGGCAATGTAAGGAAGCGGTCGACCGCATTCTGGAATCAAGCCCCGTGGCCTCCTCAAACTTGGCCTTAATGGGGGACAAGCGCTTCTATTTCAATGACGAGGAAACCGCGTTCATCATGTTCCGCATCAGCGGAAAGACTTGGGTATCGATGGGGGATCCGGTGGGGGACCCGAAAGCATTCAAGAATCTGATAACCTCTTTTCGCGAGCTGGCGGCAGAGTATGGCGGCCAACCCGTTTTCTACCAGGCCAGCAAGGATCATCTTTTCAACTACGTCGACGTTGGCCTGCGTCCGGTCAAAGTCGGAGAGGTGGCTCGCGTTCGTCTGGAGGACTTCACATTAACTGGTTCTAAGCGTCAAAGCATGCGCTCGCGCCTGAAGCGGGTTGCCAAGAAAGGCTGCGTATTCGAGATGCTCAGTCAGGAAGAGGCGCTGCTTGAAATGCAAACCTTGAAAGCCATCTCGGATGAATGGCTTGCTGCTAAGAAGGCGCGGGAAAAGGGCTTCTCCTTGGGTTATTTCGATGAGAGCTACCTTGCTCGCTTCCGCATCGCAGTCGTTCGCGTTGAAGGAAAAATCGTCGCATTCACCAACGTTTGGGAAACTCGCTCCAAAGAGGAGATATCCATCGATCTGATGCGCTACTCGAATGATGCTCCGCCTAGCGTGATGGAGTTTCTTTTCGTAGAGCTTATCAAATGGTCTCAGGAGGAGGGATTCGTATTTTTCGACCTACGAGTTGCTCCGCTTTCGGGGATCACGGTCGGAAACAGCGTTCCCTTCGCCCACAAGCTCCTCGATGTAGTCTTCAATCACGGGGAAAACTTTTACGGCTTTAAGGGGATCCGTTCCTACAAGGAACGATTCAGCCCCGAGTGGGAACCCATCTATGTGGCGAGCCCTAGCAGTTGGCGTCTGCCTTTTGTGACTGCAGATTTGACCCGAGTGGTCTCCTCTCGTCCGAGCCCATCCGCTCCGGCAGGTTTCCATGGCTCGAATTGA
- the dnaX gene encoding DNA polymerase III subunit gamma/tau, producing MSQGYQVIARKWRPQKFDEVVGQDHVVRTLKNAIEQNRIAHAYLFVGPRGTGKTTTARIFAKCLNCEGGPLSEPPEDSEICKAIMAGTCMDVLEIDGASNNGVEQVRALRDDAQYAPSQGKFKVYIIDEVHMLSTGAFNALLKILEEPPEHVKFVFATTEAHKVLPTIVSRCQRFDLKPIPEDLIRERLALICKTEGIEADEDALKAVARLADGGMRDSQSILDQMIAFCGTKITEPDVLQVYGLVSGEHINELATSIATGNHPRLLELSDQFDASGQDFYRALVDLQARVRQALLEAVRGGGKTTSLGEELSTESLTRLLDSLRQSESGLKFGLSEKVNFEVALLKASEECRARAIDGLIRELSSIAENLPETADEKKND from the coding sequence ATGAGCCAAGGCTATCAGGTAATTGCCCGCAAGTGGCGTCCCCAGAAGTTCGACGAAGTGGTCGGTCAGGACCATGTCGTTCGCACCCTCAAGAATGCGATAGAGCAAAATCGTATCGCTCACGCCTATCTCTTTGTAGGGCCTAGAGGCACCGGAAAGACCACCACTGCCCGTATTTTCGCCAAGTGTCTGAATTGCGAAGGCGGGCCGCTCTCGGAACCTCCCGAAGACTCGGAGATCTGCAAAGCGATCATGGCGGGTACTTGTATGGACGTGCTCGAAATCGATGGCGCTTCGAACAATGGCGTCGAACAGGTTCGCGCCTTGCGAGACGACGCTCAGTACGCTCCGAGTCAGGGCAAGTTCAAGGTCTACATCATTGACGAGGTGCACATGCTTTCCACAGGCGCTTTCAACGCCTTGCTCAAGATTCTCGAAGAGCCGCCTGAGCACGTGAAATTCGTGTTCGCCACTACAGAAGCTCACAAGGTTTTGCCCACCATCGTTTCCCGCTGCCAACGTTTCGATCTCAAGCCGATCCCCGAAGATTTGATCCGGGAGCGCTTGGCTTTGATCTGCAAGACGGAGGGAATCGAAGCAGACGAGGATGCACTCAAGGCAGTTGCCCGCTTGGCGGACGGAGGAATGCGTGATTCCCAGTCCATTCTCGACCAGATGATCGCTTTCTGCGGAACGAAAATCACCGAGCCTGATGTGTTGCAGGTATACGGACTGGTTAGTGGAGAGCACATCAACGAGCTCGCCACCTCGATTGCGACCGGAAATCACCCGCGCCTTTTGGAACTCAGTGACCAATTTGACGCTTCTGGACAGGATTTTTATCGTGCTCTCGTAGACCTGCAGGCTCGCGTTCGACAGGCTCTGCTCGAAGCAGTTCGTGGAGGAGGTAAGACCACTAGCCTAGGCGAAGAGTTGAGCACCGAGTCGCTTACCCGTTTGTTGGACAGTTTGCGTCAAAGTGAATCCGGCCTAAAATTTGGATTGAGCGAAAAGGTTAACTTCGAGGTCGCTTTGTTGAAAGCCTCGGAAGAGTGCCGGGCCCGGGCGATCGACGGTTTGATTCGCGAGCTTTCCAGCATCGCCGAGAATCTGCCGGAGACTGCTGACGAAAAAAAAAACGACTGA
- a CDS encoding tetratricopeptide repeat protein — protein MPSERDQILFKKSLTYANGYRELGMFDEALAELENIDEMLSCKNELLKMRLAILMEAQRWQEALPTAHRLAAKESSDPGNVVNLAYVTRRSSGIESAKTILEKAVKLFPEEAIIHYNLGCYACCTGDTETAMKYLIRSFRLDPEYLEMSQKDEDLKSIREWLKLNKSKSL, from the coding sequence ATGCCAAGCGAGCGAGATCAAATCCTATTCAAAAAAAGCTTAACTTACGCAAACGGCTATCGCGAACTCGGCATGTTCGACGAGGCCCTTGCCGAATTGGAGAACATAGACGAAATGCTCTCCTGCAAGAACGAGCTTCTTAAAATGCGATTGGCCATTTTGATGGAAGCCCAACGCTGGCAAGAAGCCCTCCCGACTGCCCATCGTTTGGCGGCCAAGGAAAGTTCGGACCCTGGAAACGTCGTTAACCTCGCCTACGTAACGAGGCGTTCGAGCGGGATTGAGAGCGCTAAAACGATCTTGGAGAAAGCGGTGAAACTTTTTCCGGAAGAGGCTATCATCCACTACAATCTCGGATGCTACGCCTGCTGCACCGGCGATACGGAAACGGCTATGAAATACCTGATCCGCTCCTTTCGCCTTGATCCAGAATACCTTGAAATGAGCCAAAAAGACGAAGATCTGAAGTCGATCCGCGAGTGGCTGAAGCTCAATAAGTCAAAAAGCCTCTAG
- a CDS encoding response regulator transcription factor, with protein sequence MKVLLVEDEKKISDFVVKGLREQGYVVELAEDGNDGYLHATSQSYDVIVLDIMLPGRDGLSILKMLRKGGNTVPVILVTARGELDERLEGLNLGADDYLTKPFYLDELVARIQAVHRRSSGQSLSLLQVEDLLVSLTNREVKRAGEIVELTTREFNLLEYLMRSPGRVMTRTQILEQVWGYDFDPSTNVVDVCVQRLRKKIDAGHDVQLIETVRGAGYRMKKA encoded by the coding sequence ATGAAGGTACTGCTCGTTGAGGACGAAAAAAAGATATCAGACTTTGTCGTTAAAGGACTTAGAGAGCAGGGCTATGTCGTAGAACTCGCGGAAGATGGAAATGACGGCTATCTGCACGCCACGAGCCAAAGCTACGATGTGATCGTTCTCGATATAATGCTTCCCGGGCGCGATGGCTTAAGCATTTTAAAAATGCTACGCAAAGGAGGAAACACGGTGCCGGTGATTTTGGTTACGGCTCGAGGCGAATTAGACGAGAGATTGGAGGGCCTGAATCTGGGAGCCGACGACTATTTGACCAAGCCATTCTATTTGGACGAATTAGTCGCCCGTATCCAAGCCGTTCACCGTCGGTCAAGTGGGCAGTCCTTAAGTTTGCTGCAAGTCGAGGATCTACTTGTCAGCCTTACAAACCGGGAAGTGAAACGAGCAGGTGAAATCGTAGAGCTTACTACTCGAGAATTTAATTTGCTTGAATACTTGATGAGGTCTCCCGGACGCGTGATGACGCGTACCCAGATTTTGGAACAGGTTTGGGGCTATGACTTTGATCCTAGTACGAATGTAGTTGATGTTTGCGTACAGAGATTAAGGAAGAAGATCGATGCGGGACACGACGTTCAGCTTATCGAAACCGTGCGTGGCGCGGGCTATCGGATGAAAAAGGCATGA